A genomic window from Diospyros lotus cultivar Yz01 chromosome 2, ASM1463336v1, whole genome shotgun sequence includes:
- the LOC127795754 gene encoding probable inactive receptor kinase At1g48480: MEKHTRIGIAMLLFVLQILNSLHAGEADLAADKAALLALRSALGGRTLLWNTTENSPCRWSGVQCDAGNSRVTALRLPGVALSGQLPGGAVGNLTGLRTLSLRFNALAGRLPPDLTSCTELRNLYLQGNHFTGALPEFLFGLRSLVRLNLAGNNFSGEIPTGFSNLTRLRTLYLENNQLTGSIPELKLPNLAQFNVSFNRLNGSVPASLQSMPAAAFAGNSLCGRPLESCSGNGTSPAIAGIDINNNEKNKKNGLSGGAIAGIVIGSVLGFLLILLILFFLCRKRTSKKTSSIDIAAIKHQESEIPGDKSAGEPENGGYGNGYSVAAAAAAAMTVNAKGEVSNGGAKKLVFFGSGRVFDLEDLLRASAEVLGKGTFGTAYKAVLEVGTVVAVKRLKDVTISEREFREKIESVGAMDHQNLVPLRAYYYSREEKLLVYDYMSMGSLSALLHGNKGAGRTPLNWEIRSKIALGAARGIEYLHSQGPNVSHGNIKSSNILLTKSYDARVSDFGLAHLVGLSSTPNRVAGYRAPEVTDPRKVSHKADVYSFGVLVLELLTGKAPTHALLNEEGVDLPRWVQSIVKEEWTSEVFDLELLRYQNVEEEMVQLLQLAIDCAAQYPDKRPSISEVASRIEELRRFSLRGGDQDVQPDVVHEAE, from the exons ATGGAAAAACACACAAGAATTGGAATAGCAATGCTTCTCTTCGTCTTACAGATTCTCAATTCTCTGCACGCTGGCGAGGCCGATCTGGCTGCCGACAAGGCAGCGCTGCTGGCCCTCCGCTCCGCCCTCGGCGGCCGGACGCTTCTCTGGAACACTACGGAGAATAGCCCCTGCCGGTGGTCCGGAGTCCAGTGTGACGCCGGCAACAGTCGCGTAACCGCCCTTCGCCTCCCCGGCGTCGCCCTGTCCGGCCAACTTCCTGGCGGCGCCGTCGGAAACCTCACCGGCCTCCGAACTCTCAGCCTCCGGTTCAACGCCCTCGCCGGTCGTCTCCCGCCGGATCTCACCTCCTGTACGGAGCTCCGGAACCTCTATCTACAAGGCAACCACTTCACCGGCGCCTTGCCGGAGTTCTTGTTCGGCCTCCGGAGCCTCGTGAGGCTGAATCTCGCCGGAAACAACTTCTCCGGTGAGATCCCGACCGGGTTCAGTAACTTGACCCGCCTGAGAACTCTCTATCTCGAGAACAACCAACTCACTGGCTCCATTCCGGAGCTTAAGCTTCCAAATCTCGCGCAGTTCAACGTTTCTTTCAACCGGTTGAACGGCTCGGTCCCGGCGAGCCTCCAGTCCATGCCGGCGGCTGCATTCGCCGGAAACTCACTCTGCGGCCGCCCACTCGAATCCTGCTCCGGCAACGGAACATCCCCCGCCATCGCCGGCATAGACATAAATAACAAcgagaaaaacaagaaaaacggGTTGTCCGGTGGCGCCATTGCCGGGATTGTGATTGGATCTGTCTTAGGTTTTCTCCTAATCCTCCTaattttgttcttcttgtgCCGGAAAAGGACCAGTAAGAAAACAAGCTCAATCGACATTGCGGCAATTAAGCACCAAGAGTCGGAGATACCGGGAGATAAGTCCGCAGGAGAACCCGAAAACGGCGGGTACGGAAACGGGTATTCCGTGGCGGCGGCTGCGGCGGCTGCCATGACGGTTAACGCGAAGGGAGAGGTGAGCAATGGCGGAGCCAAGAAGCTGGTGTTCTTCGGCTCCGGTCGGGTCTTCGATTTGGAGGACTTGTTGAGGGCTTCGGCGGAGGTGCTCGGAAAAGGGACGTTTGGGACGGCGTACAAGGCGGTGCTGGAGGTGGGGACGGTGGTGGCAGTGAAGAGGTTGAAGGATGTGACCATCTCTGAGAGAGAGTTCAGAGAGAAGATTGAATCTGTGGGGGCAATGGACCACCAAAACTTGGTCCCTCTCAGGGCGTACTATTACAGCAGAGAAGAGAAGCTTTTGGTCTATGATTACATGTCCATGGGCAGCCTCTCTGCACTTCTACATG GCAACAAAGGTGCCGGGAGGACCCCCTTGAACTGGGAAATCAGGTCCAAGATCGCCCTTGGAGCTGCCCGGGGGATCGAATACCTGCATTCTCAAGGTCCCAATGTCTCCCATGGAAACATCAAATCGTCCAACATCCTTCTCACCAAATCGTACGATGCCAGGGTCTCTGATTTTGGCCTCGCTCACCTTGTGGGACTGTCCTCTACCCCCAACAGAGTGGCTGGATATCGCGCCCCAGAAGTAACCGATCCTCGCAAAGTTTCTCATAAGGCTGATGTCTACAGCTTTGGCGTGTTGGTGCTGGAGCTTCTGACTGGCAAAGCGCCCACTCACGCCCTGCTGAACGAGGAAGGAGTCGACCTTCCAAGATGGGTGCAGTCTATAGTTAAGGAGGAGTGGACTTCAGAGGTTTTCGATCTGGAGCTCCTCAGGTACCagaatgttgaggaggagatgGTTCAACTCCTACAGCTTGCGATCGATTGTGCAGCTCAGTATCCTGACAAGCGACCTTCCATTTCTGAAGTCGCCAGCCGGATCGAGGAGCTTCGCCGTTTTAGCTTGAGAGGTGGTGATCAAGATGTGCAGCCTGATGTTGTCCATGAAGCGGAGTAA